One genomic segment of Panicum virgatum strain AP13 chromosome 2N, P.virgatum_v5, whole genome shotgun sequence includes these proteins:
- the LOC120660700 gene encoding putative leucine-rich repeat receptor-like serine/threonine-protein kinase At2g24130 yields MRVRTAILLLLHLAVLSLLAASTSSLADGQQAAAARHRRWHVLLREKATLLALKRALTLPPAALPDWNESNGHVCSFTGVTCDWRREHVVGLALPNMRISGAIPPVVGELSRLRSLDLSNNSISGAIPSALGNLSRLRNLNLSENSISGAIPPSIANLTRLENLIVYKNVLSGDIPPSIGNLTRLYELDMWSNNLTGRIPAELSNLRGLGVLQLDNNQLGGAIPPSLAMLSRMYYLNLQHNNLSGPIPAAIFLNCSILGVIDLGNNNLSGEIPSAASGTLADSFAALNLYSNRLTGKLPRWLANCTYLMEIDVENNWLDDELPTSIVSGKKNLTYLHLSNNKNFRSHDNNSNLEPFFAALSNCSWLQEVEAGAVGMGGQLPGRLGSMLPRNMWHLNLELNAIRGPIPASIGDIINMTLMNLSSNQLNGTIPTSLCRLPSLERLVLSNNFFTGEIPACIGNATHLGELDLSGNALSGAIPSSIGGLAELNYLSLQRNRLSGPIPPGLISRHANLLLLDLSSNRLTGAIPEEVAGIAKMTLNLSRNRLGGKLPRGLSNMLVQTIDLSWNNLTGAIFAGLGDCVELAVLDLSHNSLAGSLPASLGRLQNLESLDVSNNSLTGEIPLSLTKCNMLEHLNLSYNDLSGVVPATGPFVNFSFLSYLGNRRLCGPVVRRGCGTPRHKRAWYQSRKFLVVLCACSAALAFALTILCAVGVRKIRERLAAVREDMFRGRRRGGGGSSPVMKYKFPRITYRELVEATEEFSADRLVGTGSYGRVYRGALRDGTMVAVKVLQLQSGNSTKSFNRECQVLKRIRHRNLMRIVTACSLPDFKALVLPFMANGSLERCLHAAELSLVQRVNICSDVAEGMAYLHHHSPVKVIHCDLKPSNILINDDMTALVSDFGISRLVMSIGGVADVGASTANMLCGSIGYIPPEYGYGSNPTTKGDVYSFGVLVLEMVTRRKPTDDMFEAGLSLHKWVKIHYHGRANAVVDPALVRMVRDQTPEVRRMSDVAISELLELGILCTQEQASARPTMMDAADDLDRLKRYLGGDTTATFASSLGFSSTTFEDID; encoded by the exons ATGCGGGTTCGCACGGccatcctcctcctgctgcaccTTGCTGTCCTCTCCCTGCTCGcggcgtcgacgtcgtcgtTGGCGGACGGGCAGCAGGCTGCGGCCGCGCGGCATCGGCGTTGGCATGTGCTGTTGCGGGAGAAGGCCACCCTGCTGGCCCTGAAGCGGGCGCTcacgctgccgccggcggccttGCCGGACTGGAACGAGTCCAACGGCCACGTCTGCAGCTTCACCGGCGTCACCTGCGACTGGCGGCGGGAGCACGTCGTGGGGCTCGCGCTCCCCAACATGAGGATCTCCGGCGCCATCCCGCCGGTCGTCGGCGAGCTCTCGCGCCTCCGGAGCCTCGACCTGTCCAACAACAGCATCTCCGGCGCCATCCCGTCAGCCCTCGGCAACCTCTCGCGTCTCCGGAACCTCAACCTGTCCGAGAACAGCATCTCCGGCGCCATCCCTCCGTCCATCGCCAACCTGACGCGCCTCGAGAACCTCATCGTGTACAAGAATGTCCTCTCCGGCGACATCCCCCCGTCCATCGGCAACCTCACCAGGCTCTACGAGCTCGACATGTGGAGCAACAACCTCACGGGGCGGATCCCAGCCGAGCTCTCCAACCTCCGCGGCCTTGGCGTGCTTCAGCTCGACAACAACCAGCTAGGCGGTGCCATACCGCCGTCCCTCGCCATGCTGTCGCGTATGTACTACCTCAACCTCCAGCATAACAACCTGTCCGGCCCCATCCCAGCAGCTATCTTCCTCAACTGCTCGATTCTGGGAGTCATCGACCTCGGCAACAACAATCTCTCCGGCGAGATCCCCAGCGCCGCCTCGGGCACCCTCGCCGACTCGTTCGCCGCCCTCAATCTCTACTCCAACAGGTTGACGGGGAAGCTCCCGCGCTGGCTCGCCAACTGCACGTATCTGATGGAGATAGACGTGGAGAACAACTGGCTCGACGATGAGCTCCCCACCAGCATCGTCTCGGGCAAGAAGAACCTCACATACCTGCATTTGTCCAACAATAAGAATTTCCGGAGCCATGACAACAACAGCAACCTGGAGCCATTCTTCGCCGCGCTCTCCAACTGCTCGTGGCTGCAGGAGGTCGAGGCCGGCGCCGTGGGGATGGGCGGGCAGCTGCCAGGCCGGCTCGGCTCCATGCTGCCTCGCAACATGTGGCACCTCAACCTGGAGCTGAACGCCATCAGGGGCCCGATCCCAGCGTCCATCGGCGACATCATCAACATGACGCTGATGAACCTGTCGAGCAACCAGCTCAACGGGACGATCCCGACGTCCCTCTGCCGGCTGCCGAGCCTGGAGCGGCTCGTGCTGTCCAACAACTTTTTTACGGGGGAGATCCCGGCGTGCATCGGCAACGCCACGCACCTCGGCGAGCTGGACCTGTCGGGGAACGCGCTGTCAGGGGCCATCCCGAGCAGCATCGGGGGCCTTGCCGAGCTCAACTACCTCTCCCTGCAGAGGAACAGGCTGTCCGGGCCGATACCGCCAGGCCTCATCAGCCGGCATGCCAATCTGCTGCTGCTCGACCTCTCCAGCAACCGCCTGACCGGCGCGATACCGGAGGAGGTCGCCGGCATTGCAAAGATGACGCTTAACCTGTCGCGCAACCGGCTCGGGGGCAAGCTGCCGAGGGGCCTCAGCAACATGCTGGTGCAGACGATCGACCTGTCCTGGAACAACCTCACCGGCGCGATCTTCGCCGGCCTGGGGGACTGCGTCGAGCTGGCGGTGCTCGACCTGTCGCACAACTCGCTcgccggcagcctcccggcgtCCCTCGGCCGCCTGCAGAACCTCGAGAGCCTCGACGTCTCCAACAACTCCCTGACCGGCGAGATCCCCCTGAGCCTGACCAAATGCAACATGCTGGAACATCTCAACCTGTCGTACAACGACCTCAGCGGCGTCGTGCCCGCCACCGGCCCGTTCGTGAACTTCAGCTTCCTCTCCTACCTCGGCAACCGCCGGCTCTGCGGTCCGGTGGTCAGGCGCGGCTGCGGGACGCCGCGCCACAAGCGCGCGTGGTACCAGTCCCGGAAGTTCCTGGTCGTCCTGTgcgcctgctccgccgcgctggCGTTCGCGCTGACGATCCTGTGCGCGGTCGGCGTCCGCAAGATCCGGGAACGGCTCGCGGCGGTGCGGGAGGACATGTTCaggggccggcgccgcggcggcggcggctcgtcgcCGGTGATGAAGTACAAGTTCCCGCGGATCACGTACCGGGAGCTCGTCGAGGCGACGGAGGAGTTCAGCGCGGACCGGCTGGTCGGGACGGGCAGCTACGGGCGGGTGTACCGCGGCGCGCTGCGCGACGGCACCATGGTCGCCGTGAAGGTGCTGCAGCTGCAGTCGGGGAACTCCACCAAGAGCTTCAACCGCGAGTGCCAGGTGCTGAAGCGCATCCGGCACCGGAACCTGATGCGGATCGTGACGGCGTGCAGCCTGCCGGACTTCAAGGCGCTGGTGCTGCCGTTCATGGCCAACGGCAGCCTGGAGCGGTGCCTCCACGCGGCGGAGCTCAGCCTCGTGCAGCGGGTCAACATCTGCAGCGACGTCGCCGAGGGGATGGCGTACCTGCACCACCACTCGCCGGTGAAGGTCATCCACTGCGACCTCAAGCCGAGCAACATCCTCATCAACGACGACATGACCGCGCTCGTCTCCGACTTCGGCATCTCCCGGCTCGTCATGAGCATCGGCGGGGTGGCCGACGTTGGCGCCTCCACCGCCAACATGCTCTGCGGCTCCATCGGCTACATCCCTCCAG AGTACGGCTACGGCTCCAACCCGACGACCAAGGgcgacgtgtacagcttcggcGTGCTGGTGCTGGAGATGGTGACGAGGAGGAAGCCGACCGACGACATGTTCGAGGCCGGGCTGAGCCTGCACAAGTGGGTCAAGATCCACTACCACGGCCGCGCCAACGCGGTGGTCGACCCGGCGCTGGTGCGCATGGTCCGGGACCAGACGCCGGAGGTGAGGAGGATGTCGGACGTGGCCATCAGCGAGCTGCTGGAGCTCGGCATCCTCTGCACCCAGGAGCAGGCGTCCGCGCGGCCAACCATGATGGACGCCGCCGACGACCTGGACCGGCTCAAGCGGTACCTCGGCGGCGACACCACGGCCACCTTCGCGTCGTCGCTGGGGTTTTCCTCGACCACATTTGAAGACATCGATTGA
- the LOC120660701 gene encoding probable folate-biopterin transporter 6, with the protein MLNLDEDAAMDADRLVGEEPGSPSQQPGGERAWAAAVLEPVRWVRMLCRELGATFVAGVVLVYGLSQGFAGSFFRVASDYYWKDVQRVQPATVQFLSVFFYVPWVLKPLWGVMTDVFPVHGYRRRPYFLFSGILGIVSATIVAMATGLPVSSAVLCLVGISTAVAIADVTIDACIAKNSIDKPALAPDMQSLCALSSSLGALIGYATSGMFVHHLGAQGALGVMAIPPATVVFLGFFIYELKTYQHSVKEKVLNKVSGAVKGMVRTIKYPVVWKPSLYMFLSLALSISTHEGQFYWYTNKTPPNPGFSQEFVGLVHAIGAVASMVGVLIYHKWLKDYPFRSILFYAQLLYGASGLLDLTFVLRWNLALGVPDAAFVTLEECVSRVVGRVRLMPMMVLSTKLCPPGVEGTFFALLMCIDSLGMLAAKAGGAAVLRALRVTRADFGHLWLAVLLRNVLRLATLGAISLVPTADQTDVLVPGELLASSPAAVADGEEERLQLAMLTSHTDDV; encoded by the exons ATGCTGAACCTGGACGAGGACGCCGCCATGGATGCGGACCGCCTCGTCGGCGAGGAGCCGGGATCGCCGTCGCAGCagcccggcggcgagcgggcctgggcggcggccgTGCTGGAGCCGGTGCGGTGGGTGCGGATGCTGTGCCGGGAGCTGGGCGCGACGTTCGTGGCCGGGGTGGTGCTGGTGTACGGCCTCAGCCAGGGCTTCGCCGGCTCCTTCTTCAGGGTGGCGTCGGACTACTATTGGAAGGACGTGCAGCGGGTGCAGCCGGCCACCGTGCAGTTCCTCTCCGTCTTCTTCTACGTGCCGTGGGTGCTCAAGCCGCTCTGGGGGGTCATGACCGATGTCTTCCCCGTCCACGggtaccgccgccgcccgtactTCCTCTTCTCAG GAATACTTGGAATAGTCTCAGCTACTATTGTTGCAATGGCTACCGGACTCCCAGTGAGTTCTGCTGTACTTTGCTTGGTGGGAATCTCAACAGCAGTCGCCATTGCTGATGTAACGATAGATGCTTGCATCGCAAAGAACAGTATTGATAAGCCGGCGTTGGCTCCAGACATGCAGAGTCTTTGTGCATTATCATCATCTCTAGGTGCACTTATTGGGTATGCCACAAGTGGCATGTTTGTCCACCATCTTGGGGCCCAG GGTGCATTAGGTGTGATGGCTATACCTCCAGCCACAGTGGTTTTCCTTGGATTTTTTATATATGAGCTGAAAACGTATCAACATAGTGTTAAAGAGAAG GTTTTAAATAAAGTTAGTGGGGCAGTGAAGGGAATGGTTCGGACTATAAAGTATCCAGTAGTGTGGAAACCATCTCTTTACATGTTCCTATCTCTGGCTCTGAGTATCAGCACCCATGAGGGGCAGTTCTACTGGTACACTAACAAGACACCACCAAATCCTGGATTTTCACAG GAGTTCGTCGGGCTGGTCCACGCCATCGGCGCGGTGGCGTCCATGGTGGGCGTGCTCATCTACCACAAGTGGCTCAAGGACTACCCGTTCCGGAGCATCCTCTTTTACGCGCAGCTCCTCTACGGCGCCTCCGGGCTCCTGGACCTCACCTTCGTGCTCCGCTGGAACCTGGCGCTCGGCGTGCCCGACGCCGCCTTCGTGACCCTGGAGGAGTGCGTCTCCCGCGTGGTGGGCCGCGTCCGGCTGATGCCGATGATGGTGCTGAGCACCAAGCTGTGCCCGCCCGGCGTGGAGGGCACCTTCTTCGCGCTGCTCATGTGCATCGACAGCCTCGGCATGCTGGCGGccaaggccggcggcgccgccgtgctgcgCGCGCTGCGCGTGACGAGGGCCGACTTCGGGCACCTCTGGCTCGCCGTGCTGCTCAGGAACGTGCTCAGGCTCGCCACGCTGGGGGCCATCTCCCTCGTGCCCACGGCTGACCAGACGGACGTGCTGGTGCCGGGCGAGCTCctggcgagctcgccggcggccgtggccgATGGCGAGGAGGAGAGGCTCCAGCTCGCGATGCTCACTTCCCACACCGACGATGTATGA